One genomic segment of Belonocnema kinseyi isolate 2016_QV_RU_SX_M_011 chromosome 2, B_treatae_v1, whole genome shotgun sequence includes these proteins:
- the LOC117183034 gene encoding uncharacterized protein LOC117183034: MAGGLPLKKWNSNNHELMQRIPEHLHALSSDISWQSETSVSMLGLTWKPSTDCFIFQVNLRPIKDVITKRLVVSQSAQLFDPLGWLAPVIIVAKIFIQELWKLNLSSDDPLPEGARYRWIKYYEDLSRLSAVRIPRWIGFRLQMCSFELHGVADASEKAYAAVVYLRTISPNGNGFIGLISSKTKVAPVQAVPLPRLELCASVLLARLVAHLQTQLRFDAALYLCSDSMNTLHWISAVPTKWMIYVANRVSEIQTIVPPAIWHHVPGADNPADCASRGLSACELLQFSLWWNVSPWLKRQEEWLSFLIGRPENTVAKEERKVTVNVAVRVNEPCDLQSLYSSLDKLLRVTAWCLRFRDALKCRSIIVSRISVASDLRTARTKSLFF; encoded by the coding sequence ATGGCGGGCGGCTTGCCGCTCAAAAAGTGGAATTCAAACAATCATGAGCTAATGCAGCGCATTCCGGAGCATCTGCACGCGTTATCTTCAGATATATCATGGCAGTCAGAAACATCGGTTTCGATGCTTGGGTTAACTTGGAAACCCAGTACCGATTGTTTTATTTTCCAGGTGAATCTTAGGCCTATTAAAGATGTCATCACAAAGCGCCTTGTCGTCAGCCAGTCAGCCCAATTATTTGATCCTCTAGGATGGTTGGCACCGGTTATCATCGTCGCAAAGATCTTTATCCAGGAACTTTGGAAGCTTAATTTATCCTCGGATGATCCTTTACCTGAAGGAGCTCGTTATCGCTGgataaaatattatgaagatcTTTCTCGTCTTTCCGCAGTCAGGATACCTCGCTGGATAGGATTTCGTTTGCAAATGTGCTCGTTCGAACTTCATGGAGTTGCTGACGCTTCTGAAAAGGCGTACGCTGCTGTCGTTTATTTAAGGACAATTTCGCCTAACGGAAATGGTTTTATTGGACTCATTTCTTCTAAAACAAAGGTTGCTCCTGTTCAAGCTGTTCCGCTTCCTCGTCTTGAGCTATGTGCCTCAGTTTTGTTAGCTCGTCTCGTCGCTCACCTTCAAACTCAACTGCGTTTTGATGCTGCTCTATATTTATGCTCTGATTCTATGAACACACTTCATTGGATTTCAGCTGTTCCTACAAAATGGATGATATACGTCGCGAATCGGGTTTCGGAAATTCAAACGATCGTTCCTCCAGCAATTTGGCATCATGTTCCGGGTGCAGATAATCCAGCCGACTGTGCTTCTCGCGGGTTGTCAGCTTGCGAACTTTTGCAGTTTTCACTCTGGTGGAATGTTTCTCCGTGGCTTAAAAGACAAGAAGAGTGGCTTTCATTTCTGATTGGCCGTCCAGAAAATACAGTGGCCAAAGAAGAACGTAAAGTTACTGTCAACGTAGCAGTTCGTGTTAATGAACCGTGTGATCTTCAGAGTCTTTATTCATCTTTAGACAAATTACTACGAGTCACTGCTTGGTGTCTTCGTTTTCGAGACGCTTTGAAATGTCGTTCTATTATCGTTTCTCGGATTTCAGTTGCATCAGATCTTCGAACAGCAAGAACAAAGTCgctatttttctaa
- the LOC117183033 gene encoding uncharacterized protein LOC117183033 — translation MSDLSSIHIIPPERAFMNTGVDYAGPVNVRTSKGRGHHSHKAWICIFACCASRSVHLELVSDYTAEAFIAAYIRFTSRRGLCRTLSSDEGTNFVGADRQLKEMFSEASAEFVLVATYLASHGTQWKFKPPATPHFGGIWEAVVRSTKFDLRRVIGDSTLTFKEMTTLLTQIETFLNFWPRRAQSDDATDISALTPGHFLIGGPLNTVPEPSLADGQLSI, via the coding sequence ATGAGTGACCTCTCTTCCATTCACATTATTCCACCTGAACGAGCATTCATGAACACTGGGGTAGACTATGCTGGCCCCGTCAATGTTCGCACCTCCAAAGGACGAGGTCACCATTCCCACAAAGCCTGGATTTGTATTTTCGCCTGTTGTGCCTCCCGCTCAGTTCATCTCGAGTTGGTTTCTGATTACACAGCAGAAGCCTTCATAGCTGCTTATATTCGCTTCACTTCTCGTCGTGGTCTTTGTCGAACGTTGTCTAGTGACGAGGGTACGAATTTTGTAGGAGCAGATCGTCAACTAAAGGAAATGTTTTCTGAGGCATCAGCAGAGTTTGTTTTGGTCGCTACATACCTTGCTTCGCATGGTACCCAGTGGAAATTCAAACCTCCTGCAACACCTCACTTCGGAGGTATATGGGAAGCTGTAGTTAGATCGACAAAATTCGATCTTCGTCGAGTCATTGGGGACTCTACATTGACGTTTAAAGAAATGACCACTCTTTTAACACAAATTGAGACTTTCCTTAATTTTTGGCCTCGCAGAGCTCAGTCAGATGATGCAACAGACATTTCTGCCCTCACACCAGGACATTTTCTCATTGGAGGTCCACTGAATACAGTTCCTGAACCGTCGCTTGCAGACGGTCAGCTGAGTATTTGA